GGTACCAGCTGGAGAAGACCACACCAGGTTGCGTCCTCTCAACCAAAGCTGCTGGAGTAGTGCCAGACACACTGCAGCAACAACTTTGTTTCCATCGACCTCACGCACAAATTGCAAGCAACGGTGCCATGTTTCTCTGCCCTGTAGTTGTATGAACAGTTTCCATTTCGAAAGGCTGTAGTCTTCTCTAGACTTTACCTCTGTGGGAGCTGAGAAGTGGCAGCAAGTGGCTCCCGTCTCTTCCTCAGTGCAGCTCTACCTCTTCACCGTGCTGTCTGCCTTTTGTTTATgcgttttttttcccaaaaaactTTAACTattgatacttttttttctattgataTCAGGTATCAATAGACACTTCTCTGCAGAAGttgaatggggaaaaaagttttGTCTACAGAAGTACGGACTATTTGTTTCGACAGACTTGTAAAGgtgttaaacaaaataaaacaataaaatattccCATTTAAATGGTCAGTGCTTGCAGATGGTGTGTTTCAGAAATGTGAATAGAATGTTTAATAGCTGTTTCTTGTGACCCTGAGGTTTTAAGAGAATCCATAAAAGCATTTTTGGAAGATTAACATTATGTTCATggagctttttttgttttcagtttttcataatTTTGTTGTTGTAATAATCATTAGTAAGGAAGTGTATCATAAGGTTTGCAcatgtgtaatgtgtaatgtgtgtagtaGTAAGTTTATTGTGCGTCTCTGCTTTCAGGTGCTACTCTTAACATGCGCCCCGCTCCTATGGCCCTGGAAGAGATTGAGTGGCGGCAGACTCCGCCTCCTATAAGCACCGCCCCCGGCAGTTTCCGGCTGCGCAGAGGCAGCCGCTTCACCTGGAGGAAGGAGTGTCTCGCCGTGATGGAgaggtgaggaggaggaggaggaggcccGTGTGGATTTGAGAGAGACAAATGGACGCCTGAGGCGGAAAGAATTAGTTATTAATTAGTGATTAAGGTTATTAGTGAGGTCTCAAGGTGCAGTCATGATTTAGCTGTTATCAGAAGGCTCGCAGGCTTTCGTGGCTGCCTGGTACTAAGTTTAACACAGCACCCCCACGTTTACTGGAAATTATCCAAATATAAAAGGTGATTGGAAAGGGTAGGACTGAAGACATGCTTCTACTAATCTCTTCATCACAGCTACTTCAATGACAACCAGTATCCTGATGAAGCCAAAAGAGAAGAGATCGCCAATGCCTGCAACGCTGTCATACAAAAACCAGGTATCCACTATGCATTTAACTATGCATTTGCGTATGTGCTGGGCAGGTAAAAATGCATGGATGCATGGGGATGCATCAGTTTGAAGGTGTCTACATCAGTTCTGGGTTGGTATAATCGATTGTAACCAATTATAATAAGGGCATGTTTGAATTGAGATCGAAACGATAATAATTGGATGAAATctaatttcatgatgcactgaattgttTCCAAATAATGTCATTTGAACTGAATCAAATTGACACGATTTACCTGCATCTCCTTGTCTGTATTTCTTGTGGACGCGCTGTGGACGATTCATGTCGTATACTCTGGCATCTTATTCTCGACTAGCTAGACATTAAGCCGCCTTAACTTCTGCTGACAGGATGTTTTGGTGTTTGCAGGGAAAAAGCTGTCAGACTTGGAGAGGGTCACATCCTTGAAGGTGTACAACTGGTTTGCTAACCGTCGCAAAGAGATCAAGCGGAGGGCCAATATTGGTAAAGTGTTTAATGTATTTCTCATGCAATACAGTTACAGATGGAATGTCTTAACACATCATATATAATGTCCCCCTCATCACAAATGGAAAGGATCAGCAAAGACATgattggtgtctgaagtttctttatttcttcagtttttgtACCTGTTGTAAACGCACACTGAGACGTACCTGAATATGTCATTGGTACCCAAAAGAGGTTCTACGGTGGTTAcactgtcaagcttgtaacaatagaaaaacccttttttggtgctttgtagaaccattttcaaaaatatatgcagcacattctccatcaatctgaagaaccctttcaaggtgcaaagaactttttaatcatgcaaagcgttcattgagtgttcatggttctacatagacctgttttctttactaaagaacctttgaagaaccaagAGAGTAGGCTTGAGCTGATTGACCTTAGCATCGCCAGTCTTCATCTGCCTCTATTGTCAGTCGAGTCGGGCGATTTAAATGTCCCCAAACGTGCCGTCCGCTGCTTTAAGATGCACAAATGGAATTGTTTTTGGGATAATTtggttggtggttggttagtgtagtgggtaacatctctgccttctacgctgtagactggggttccttggcaaacaccctacactataccaataagggttcttgggcaagactcctaacaccgccttcgcctacctgtgtaaaaataatcaaattataagtcgctgtggataagagcgtctgccaaatgtcttaaatgtaaataattaatctgtttccttttaacaaattttcttttaatgtgtacCTTTAGTCCTTGTCCTACATTCTGTAGCAGCACTCGTCATGCACATtatatttacggcatttggctgacgctcttatccagagcgacttacaattggagaattttacacagggaggccaaggcggtgttgggagtcttgcccaaggactcttattggtatagtgcagggtgtttacccaggtggggattgaaccccagtctacagtgtggaaggcagaggtgttaaccactacactaaccaaccacgacTATAGTGATAGTCGTGCAGCAGCCGTCCACGAACACAGCGGCTTCCCAAACAGAACATGGACGGGGGCTTAAAAGATTTTTATGCAGTgattatatattaaatacaaCAAAGCTAATGCATAGCTACAGTAACTGTAGTGATTTGTGCTCTACAAACATGCAGTTTATTAGCTTATTACTTAATTTAACCAAACCTACCAAACCATATCAAAACTACCGATCTGTCACTGAAATGAAGTTAGATGAGAGGTTTCTGACCAGAAAGCCCGTTTGAACAGGTACAGCAGGTAATGGGTAAAGCGACGGGTTGTTGGAGAAAAGGTGCCTTGGGTGACAATTAAGAGGCCAATTGATAGTCCAGATGACGAGCGTCGCTCGGACACAGTGATTATCTAAACGCGGCTAAATTTATGTGCAAGGTTATTCTTAtgtgttggctacattagccttgtagctccagcgcaaaaTTAAAGACGAAAACATCACACGCTGaacatgtctcggctgatcgactacattttgGGTGGTGTATACATTTTGTCACGTGGAAGTCAAAGCCGTTAGCAATGAGATCAAAGAGTGTTTGATAGAATTACATCTACCATCTGTTTAGTCTATACAGAGGAGATCCTATTAAATGTGCCAAACTttgaaggaaagagaagagaccaAAATGCGCCCCTGGGTGAATGATGACTTTTCAAAACTATACATTCAAAACGTTgctctcaatttttttttttagagtagCCGTCTATTTGGCAGTCCACTGTAAAAGGTCTGGTTTGAGTTTGGCAGCTTGAACAGTGTTAGAAAACATTTACCAACTGTAAAGCTGACTGAGCTACAACAGGGTTAATGGAGTAGTGGATGATTGCATTTTTGGTCGCTTGTGACAGTCTGTAGTGGGTTTTTAAGTAGCTTCAGATGTGTCACGGCAGGGTCTTTTTTCCAAGAAGCCACAATCCTGGAGAGCCATGGGATAGACGTGCAGAGTCCTGGAGGACACTCCAACAGCGACGACATTGACGCGACTGACTACACTGAGCAGGTGAGGGATTAACTGATATCTGGGATTAAGATTCTTCttgactgcttttttttttttttagcttgtaTTGTGAAGCAGCGTTTGGTAAAGTGTGTGTTAAATTCTCTCTCTGGCCTCCACAGGGATGTGATTTGCCCTACTTTGAGAAGAGATCCATGACCCGACCGTTTGGTTTCTACAGGCATGAGCCTGAACCTACATCGCCCACACAGGTAAAgactgaaattttgaaatggAACTTTTAAACTATTGCTATAAACTCACTGGCCGCTCTGTCAAAAACCCAgctcttgtagctccaccttgctagTGTGGAGACAGttagagacagtagctcatcagttggtgcagtttgtgttagtcatcttCTAGTTCAGGGGTCACAGCCCTTTCACTGCCCTGTTggggctccacagcagaatcagattttCAGGTGAAAGTAAAACgatcctttgcagtaaaatcatTGACTGTTGCTATGTTATTGTAGCAGGTTGTTAAAGTGTCTCAGGCCTCTTACTATGATATCCCAGGAGTTGCTACGGTGCAGCTTGACCGTTACTTTATCCTAGGTAgatgttaaggtgttgctagttTGTTGCTTTTATCCTAATtggttggtaaggtgttgcaaagttgttgctgtggtatcccagatgattgctaaggtgttgctagattGTTGATGTGGTATCCTGggaggttgctaaggtgttcctaGATTGTTGCTTTTATCCTAATtggttggtaaggtgttgcaaggttgttgctgtggtatcccaggtgattgctaaggtgttgctagattGTTGATGTGGTATCCTGggaggttgctaaggtgttcctaGATTGTTGCTTTTATCCTAATtggttggtaaggtgttgcaaggttattgctgtggtatcccagatgattgctaaggtgttgctagattGTTGATGTGGTATCCTGggaggttgctaaggtgtttgtagattgttgctatggtatcccaagtgtttgctaaggtgttgctaattCAAACCtgttgtatcccaggtggttagtcaggtgttgctaggccattcttatggtatcccaggtggttgctaatatgtgATGTGTCTTTTGTGGGGGGTGGGTGAGCACACAACTTAAAccaggccagttgtgctctctttgccatgaaacatgcagttaatAACAGCAGTTATTACACTAACAATAAAAACTCTTCACATTTGATGTTGACCTTTGCTCTGAAAATCCAGAAAGAAGAGGCAAAGTAGAGCTGGTGCAGTTTGGATGCGAGGGTTTTCTGCTGTCCAAGCCTGCTCCGGACAGCAGATGAAGGACCCAGTTCCGACTCTtctgttttccttctctttcccaGGATGACGGCACCAACCATGCAGACCATCAGGACCCCATCTCCCTCGCAGTGGAGATGGCAGCTGTTAACCACAGCATCCTGGCTTTGTCCCGCCCGGGGGCCGTGCCCAGCGACATCAAGACAGAGGCATTGGACGATGACTGAGGCGGCCTGCTGGACGAGCGagggtgtgagagtgtgttgtgttgtgtatgagtgtgttggATATGTGCTATTTCATTAATAGGGTGGAGGTCTACTATCGCAATGACCAAAACAATGATGCTCTTGTCTGTAGTTGTTAGAAGCGGTCACTCTTAACTCTCCACCCCCTGTTGTATGTTAAAACTGGCCCAGGCATGTTTCTGCTGTTCTGCACCAGGCTTGcattggtggggggggggaggggacaagaaaaaaaaaaaaagttggtttCTAGCTTCTTTGGCGCTTGAACCCTtgaaaaaaaaccacacaactAACAAAACGAAAACACCACAAAGTTCTCCTTTTTCTGGGATCTTCCACAGTGTGGGGCCACTGGTCCTTCCTTTATACCCTACCCTCCTTCCTAAACCCTCAGGCCACCAGTCCTGACCCCAGACTTTACCTCATTCCGCTCCGGGAGTGTATAAATCTGTGCTAATCGTGTTTTCCTGTTCATCTGTGTGCTTCCTGGAAGTGCTGTCGCTGTGCTTCGGGCGTCTCTTGCCCTTCCTGAGTCACTGGGGCAGGAGAGGTTAACGTtcgacgtgtgtgtgtgtgtgtgtgtgtgtgtgtgtgtgggtgaagAGCAACTGTGCACAGTTCATTTGTGTACCGGACTGACCGCTCTATGTAGTCgatttaaaaacattcattccCTTTCAGAAACGTTTCAGAGGAACACTTCAGCATTTTTTAAACCTGATCTTCATCTGCTGTTACTGTAGCATACAGTCAGTTAGCACAGACAAAAGCACAGAAAAACAGTCGTCTCGAAAATCATAACAGAAGCCAACAGGCGGTTCAAGCAGAACATAGAGATGCATAATGATATTGGAAACATATCGGACTAGTTGCTTACATTCAAAAGTAGCAACATCGTACAGCTGTTTTGATTGAACTTATACCTCAAACCAATATTGGGTGATGTGTTGATTGTACACTGGAAGATCAGAACGTTTAGGTGGTGCGGGGTTAAAATGCTTAAATGACTGCATGTTGCGTTTCTCAGCACTCCAGGTGGacttttacatttaataaatgttgATGTATCGGTATCAGCAAAAATATCTGACCTCAGCATCTGCCTATCCTATCAGCCTATATGAGTGCACCCCTGAACTGTTCACACCCTTTGTGCTCTTCAGTGTGTGTAGGTTCTGTACTTGCCTAAGAGCGAACGGCAAAACACCGGTGAccgtcagaatctttgtgaaaaatgaagtggttttaagaagaaatgacCCTAACCCTTATAACTGTAATAGGTCTTATTACAGTCATCACGTTTCAGAAGAAAACTAGTGTTGAATGACTGTTTTTATATGGAATTGCAACTTGAAAGAGATTTCGGGTTGCAGGAGCTGCAGGTTTAATGATCTCTTACATTATTCAGTCTTGCTTTAACAAGTTTTAACACGGAGCTCATGAATTGGCAGCCTGCCGCATTATATGAGCATACAAGCCTAACATTCACAGAACGTTTCAGTGAGACTTTCCCCTAGTATCTCCTCTGGAGTCGGTCATTTCTTAATATTTATGGATTGTTTTTAGTGGATAGCTAATGGCTTATTTTATAGAATTGCTTTTAAATCACAGGCGCGGTATCGGTCGGAAACATGGCAATTAGATATCATCCCCAAATCGCTCAGGCCTAAACCAGACGAGTGTTGCAAGCGCAGTGTGGTAGGCCTGGACTGCGGCAGCTTTGACCTACTTTCTGTTTTAATCCGAATGATTTCTTAAATATTAACTGTTTAAATGAGTCTTTAATTAAACCCTCGTATTAAATGGCATGATACGGGATCCTACATCTTTTTGAGACTCTTCATCTGTCATAATAAAACAACGTTACTGCAAACCTGTGCATTTATGAGCTGCTTCTGTCGTGGATTTGCATACAAATAACGCCCCCTGCTGGAGACACTTCAGACTGCAAGTGATTTCCAAAACCACGTCCACGTGCTTTtacagcataaaaaaaacagcGTTTTCATAATTCAGCTGAACACCAAGACGCTTAATCTGTTCAGAATATACTGCACACCAGCCGTAGACCGGATCGGAAGAACTTCAGGTTAGAATTAACTTAGCAGCTTCATGCCAACTTTGTCGttttagttttgtctttttacTGCAGCAAGTCACGTCAGCTTTCATCTTCAGCTCCACGAAAGGGACTCACCGGTTTAGTAAAAGAACAGAGATGGTATTTTACACATCACCATCAGGTCACCTGTCCATCGTCGACGATATCCGATTACATTGCCCTGTTGACCAAAATAACAGCATTGTTGCCTAAGCAGGGATTCAAACCCCAGACTCCCACATTAGCTGCTCTTATTACTATAAACTAGTGAGTGTTAACTATTTAATGGCCTGTGGAACAGAACATGAACTTCAGCTTCAACGCACCAACAGATTGTCACAGATTGCAGTGCTTTGCTTTTTACAAAGGATGTGAGTTGCTGGACtaaactgaaaataaactgACCTGTAATACTCTAACAGTATTTATTATGGAGCTTCCAGTTGCACCTGGCAGAAAGCGGAGTCCACTctgcttaaaaaaaactgactgtTCCTCTACTCGCTACAGCTGCTGCCTCCAGGTATGCTTAACACAATTTCGGTGAGCTTAGgatcacataaataaaacaaaaaaaacccacacattaGAAAACAGACCTTTTAATTCTCGTCCATGATCATATACTTGTACGAAAAGctcaataaaataatatatataagaaaACTAAACCCAAGCCCAGTGGGGGAAAAACGTCCCGCACCCCAGTCGATACCCAATACCTTATCGTGCCCGTTGGGATCGGGTCAGGTAGCCCAAGAGGGCTCTGTCGGAGAGCAAGTAGGTGCACACAGCTGGCAAATGGAGATTAGggtgaaaaatgctggagttcCTTTTAAGCTGCGAGTCTTTGCTCCATTTTTGTTCTTGCGTTGATTTTATTCCGTGTTTGTTTTTaacagcagtgagtttatcgtGTGCTTTTCTTTTGTAATGAGAATCATGTGGAAGACGTAACGAGAACGTGATATTAATGAGACGTGGTTTTGTAAATGCCAAAGGATGGAAAAGACATCCTGCACAAATCACAAGTCCCCTGGACTATAAACCAGAGGCTCTCCTGGACTCATTCAGGCCGCCTGAAAGAAGAGACCTCTGCACGTGTAGACGTAATCGTTAAGgttgtttctcattttctgtttgATTTCTTAAATGTTCAGCTTTATCCAAAGTGGATTGGAGTAATcctaagctttttttttttttcctccatatttatttcttttttttctacgtTCATGTCCGGAGATTTGTGAGTAATAAGCTAAAATCTCGAGACCTAAACAACACTTGTTTGTGTGCAATTGCATCAGTAGATTTAAAATGTGACATTAGTATAGAGCATCAGAGCGTCCCTCTGAGtttgaaaggagagagaagacagtGTTCTTGtgtttaaggggaattccaccaattttacaCCGTGTCCACATCATtaaatggctaagatgtaaacggggtcattcagagtggcttggtgtgaaaagctcagctctagagaaacagagtcgttcactgttgtggtgataggaaccagacgtccacctctaaaagctcccttacagaaaacGATCACATAACCTGTTTATAattacgctgcctgatgtctgcgactttgttttattaaaagtttTGCAGTGGTTCTGGCCATTCATGGTGCAGACAACACtttgaggcaaaatagcccccaaagaaagattattattattatttattaatattattgttattctcTTAAACTGTCAAACTCTGTTCCATCTTtcattagacagtcaagcttgATAGACTTTtaagaaacatctgaaaacgtATCCTTTAATTTAGCATTTAATAAAAATTCTCTCTTTTGGAAAAGGCCACCCTGCATATGTAATGATcattatcagatttctgcagttactcAGAGCATtgaagtggtcatgtaaacagcagcaTAGtccgatttcttagattgaGAGAAAtgtgataaagaggctggatttgagctcaggaGTCAGATTggtcagtgcatgtgaactcttactctgatttctttcgcgGTTCTCAGTCTGCGTATGTTCATAAACACAATGCGGCGCTGGAAACGGCAAGCAGCGTTTAACACAGCACCCATGAATTAACAACAAGCGTGACGCAGAAACCAAATACTTGCTTGCCAAAATTAGTGATTAAAATGCTGATAATAATCgagatgatgcatgttcatatttccaGGTAAAGTGGTGCGACGCTTTAATAAAAAGCTGCAGCATAAAGTTTGTTTTACGTTTGCGTCACATCTTATTCtgcgagtttattggctggttccaaagcagaaatctgatgactgcctgactcatgtagaccagGAGTTTCCCCGTCATCTCATAcgtgagtgcatgtaaacatgtaaactcACTGTGTCTGATTTTAGAGTAATACTCATAATCTCCtctattactgttaagcttCATCACCGGTCAGTAAGGAACTGAAAGCTAACACTGGTTTAAAATGTGCTCCACAGATAaacttattattaatatttgaatCGTAGATACAATAAGAAGTGcttttctctacagtgaacgatttcacatcactctgaatgactttccaTGAAAAACGGGTGGAGCGCCCCTTCAAACCTTAAAACCCTGAAAATCCGGCCAGTGCATCGTGAGTTGTGAGATGGTAATTGACGTGCGAGACTGTAAGATGACCTGATGCGGTTCTTTTCTGCTGTCGACTAACATAAGCTTGGTACATTTTCCAATATGTAGCTATTTtactctggaaaaaaaatctaaagataaaccttttatgattttttttttttttttttttttaatgtgacctctctctctctctttctctctctctctctctctctctctctctctctctctgtctctttctctctctctctctgtctctctctctctctctctctctctctctctctgtctctctctctctctctctctctctcagtgtaaAATGATCTATATTTATGAAATGCAGAATTAACTaatcaagggttcttttattaCCTATATCTTATTTTTGTTTggatattttgtttgtttcttaaagagcagtctctctctttgtgtgtcggattcaaatatattttgagaaaacaaaGCACCCCctatatgaaatatgaaatatgaaacgAGCGGAAGGCGGCAGTCAACGCCTGACCTGTTCTCCGTGGATGCTGGTGAAGAGGAAGGCAGTCCGTTGTGCAAAGCTGAGAGAAgcttattgaaaaataaaatcccATATAATCATGTAACTTTGAAAAGGCTGCCATCGCGTATTGTAGCGTAACCGTCGAGCAGCCTTGCTTTAGCGTTTGTGAGGTTGGGAACGAATAGATCGATTTAAATcagcttaaataaacaaaacatgcaaaccTGTGCCAAAATATACTGGGCTTTATAAGCCATTTCATGAGACCTCATCCAGCACCGTAACACTAC
This genomic interval from Pygocentrus nattereri isolate fPygNat1 chromosome 4, fPygNat1.pri, whole genome shotgun sequence contains the following:
- the hmbox1b gene encoding homeobox-containing protein 1 isoform X1, translated to MSHYTDEPRFTIEQIDLLQRLRRTGMTKPEIVHALDTLERLDREHGDKFGRRVSSDSPSNNNGSTSTSMPASSNSASNAATATASTTSIATQTQFCGGLSPSPSNSYATSPPRPVLPSPVSLVTMVPNGRDALATTPNGKLSPPRYPVNAGPAVRSYAFEGPEEEMDIDDKVEELMRRDSSMVKEEIKAFLANRRISQAVVAQVTGISQSRISHWLLQQGSDLSEQKKRAFYRWYQLEKTTPGATLNMRPAPMALEEIEWRQTPPPISTAPGSFRLRRGSRFTWRKECLAVMESYFNDNQYPDEAKREEIANACNAVIQKPGKKLSDLERVTSLKVYNWFANRRKEIKRRANIGSFFQEATILESHGIDVQSPGGHSNSDDIDATDYTEQGCDLPYFEKRSMTRPFGFYRHEPEPTSPTQDDGTNHADHQDPISLAVEMAAVNHSILALSRPGAVPSDIKTEALDDD